The Thermodesulfobacteriota bacterium genome includes a region encoding these proteins:
- the cobA gene encoding uroporphyrinogen-III C-methyltransferase has product MSCTQMKKSGKVFLVGAGPGDPGLITVKAREVLGEAEVVIYDYLASKRHLDYVPEEAERIYVGKKGGCHTMAQGDINQLIVERAREGKRVVRLKGGDPFIFGRGGEEAEELFEAGVPFEVIPGVTSGIAAAAYAGIPLTHRRYTTNVAFITGHEDPTKEGSGIAWDKIATGIGTLVFFMGVKNLSHIVENLVANGRSPETPCAVIRWGTTLKQETVVGRLLDIVQLVKEKGLKPPAITVVGEVVGLRESLSWFENKPLFGRRIVVTRTREQASDLVRRLEELGAACEEFPTIRIVPPDSWEPLDKAIKDIKEFDWVIFTSVNGVKNFLLRLKATGGDLRSLSACKVAAIGPRTAEMLEDLYLKLDFVPSEYRAEGIIEGLKALGIAGKKVLIPRAEVAREILPEKLAEAGAKVKVVPAYKTVKPEAEEAEALVKLLKAGEIDMATFTSSSTVSNFVEMLGSDRIVSLLEGVDIACIGPVTAETAQKFGIQTQVMPQEYTIDSMVQSIEAFYRDKHR; this is encoded by the coding sequence ATGTCCTGTACTCAAATGAAGAAGAGCGGAAAGGTATTTCTGGTAGGGGCCGGGCCGGGCGATCCGGGCCTGATTACGGTCAAGGCCAGAGAGGTCCTGGGTGAGGCCGAGGTGGTCATATATGACTACCTGGCCAGTAAACGCCATCTTGACTATGTCCCGGAAGAGGCGGAGCGCATCTATGTGGGGAAAAAGGGCGGCTGCCATACTATGGCGCAGGGAGACATTAACCAACTTATTGTGGAGCGTGCCAGAGAAGGGAAACGGGTGGTGCGTCTTAAGGGCGGAGATCCCTTTATCTTTGGCCGGGGTGGAGAAGAGGCCGAGGAGTTGTTTGAGGCCGGGGTGCCGTTTGAGGTGATCCCGGGCGTGACTTCGGGCATTGCTGCGGCTGCCTATGCGGGCATACCGCTAACCCACCGCCGCTATACCACAAACGTGGCCTTCATTACCGGGCATGAGGACCCGACCAAAGAGGGAAGCGGCATTGCCTGGGATAAGATTGCTACCGGCATAGGGACACTCGTTTTTTTTATGGGGGTCAAAAACCTCTCCCATATTGTAGAAAATCTCGTTGCGAATGGGAGGTCTCCTGAGACGCCCTGCGCAGTCATCCGCTGGGGTACGACTCTGAAACAGGAGACGGTCGTGGGACGCCTTTTAGATATCGTGCAGTTGGTTAAGGAAAAGGGCCTGAAACCCCCGGCCATAACCGTAGTGGGCGAGGTGGTAGGTTTACGGGAATCTCTTTCCTGGTTTGAAAACAAGCCACTTTTTGGAAGACGTATCGTGGTTACCCGTACGCGGGAACAGGCCAGTGACTTGGTGCGAAGGCTGGAAGAGTTAGGGGCGGCCTGCGAGGAATTCCCCACTATCCGCATTGTCCCTCCCGATAGCTGGGAGCCGCTGGATAAGGCCATAAAGGACATTAAAGAATTTGACTGGGTCATCTTTACGAGCGTTAACGGCGTCAAGAATTTTTTGCTGAGGTTAAAGGCTACCGGCGGTGACCTTCGTTCTCTGAGCGCGTGCAAGGTGGCTGCTATCGGCCCCAGGACAGCCGAGATGCTGGAAGACCTCTACCTTAAACTGGATTTTGTCCCTTCCGAATACCGGGCTGAGGGTATTATTGAAGGTCTGAAGGCCCTGGGTATAGCCGGTAAAAAAGTGCTTATCCCCCGGGCGGAGGTTGCGAGAGAGATATTGCCGGAGAAGTTAGCGGAAGCCGGCGCCAAGGTTAAAGTAGTGCCGGCCTACAAGACGGTCAAACCGGAGGCGGAAGAGGCTGAGGCCTTGGTCAAGCTCCTGAAAGCTGGAGAAATCGATATGGCGACCTTTACCAGTTCATCTACTGTCAGCAATTTTGTGGAGATGCTGGGAAGCGACCGGATTGTCTCCCTCTTGGAAGGAGTTGACATCGCCTGCATCGGGCCGGTCACCGCGGAGACAGCACAAAAATTTGGTATTCAGACCCAGGTCATGCCTCAGGAATACACCATCGACAGCATGGTGCAGAGTATCGAGGCGTTTTACCGCGACAAGCATCGATAA
- a CDS encoding PilZ domain-containing protein encodes MNSEKERRKYERIPTFLPITYSDGKKFFKEYAHDVSLSGLLIKSIDPCEIGMPLDMAIDAHVPIKAKGRVAWVKKDDYLYRIGVQLKGMDVYTAADWANFLNRVPKSTAH; translated from the coding sequence ATGAATTCGGAAAAAGAAAGAAGAAAATACGAACGCATTCCAACCTTTCTTCCTATTACCTACTCTGACGGCAAAAAATTTTTCAAAGAGTATGCCCACGACGTCAGCCTGAGCGGTCTGCTGATTAAAAGCATTGATCCCTGTGAGATAGGCATGCCCCTGGATATGGCCATCGATGCGCACGTACCAATAAAGGCAAAGGGTAGGGTGGCCTGGGTAAAAAAAGATGATTACCTGTACAGGATAGGCGTTCAGTTGAAAGGGATGGATGTATATACGGCAGCCGATTGGGCTAACTTCCTGAACCGCGTACCAAAATCTACCGCTCATTAG